ttattttcaaatttttttaaaacgttttacatattttgcatatttttttcccttgccGCACATCATGTGTACTTATTAGAAATAGAAATCAATAATAAGTTAAGCTTCTAGacctcaatttatatttttaacccaAACTAAAAcaactgatttttcttttaaaatggaCGTAGAAATTTTTTTCCGAGcagtataatttataattaagcaATTTTAATGTCGATAATTTAACAGccatttttttgcattttctacCGGTTGCATTTAAGCATGCATATTTTGTAAACTATAAAAGCATTGTCCATGTCATATTACATTACAAATACATAGAAACATTCAGGATTGCAATTCATAATACGTAGCTCGTATCGAATAACAGTGCAACTTTTCGATACTTTAATATACAGTCCGtttgcatgaaaataaaaaatatttatgctcCATAGCCGAAAAATAGGACTTGTACACAGCCTCTCCATGTGAGATGAGAAttgttaaaattacaaatagaGTCCCGAACAATTCTGGTCGATTATCTTCAGATCtctgaaagaatacataattgtcaatacatttcaaaacatgttatataacaatttagataataatattatcaacaaatttataaaagcaTGCGTTCAGGGTCAATATATACCTCCTCGTCTATGGTGCCTTACGCCGTGTAAACATTTTCTGCAACCATATCATCTTGTTTTGAAGACTACCCATACTGAACCACATTTCTCTATTCCTTCTTATACCCAAGAACTCAGTAGCCCACGCATGAAAATCATCACCAATATGAACTCCTTCTATTGAGTGCAGCTCAATCATAACCTCAGGAATACTACACCCTTTCCTATCTTTAAATATAGATGTGGAATCACTATTGATTGACATACTGTCAACCATGTTATCAAACCGTGACAGTAACTGCATCCCAATTCcagaacttcttttttttttccctgattgAACGTCAACacgttctctttcttttctctttccactGCTGCGTGTGTTGCTACTGCTTGACATATTAACCCCTCTAACCATGTTGCACACATCATCAGTGAAATTTGGAATTCCATCCTCTTCTGAATCACCGCTTCCTTCTTCCAAATCAGGTTGTTCGTCATTGGCATTTGGGTCCTCATCAACACCAACATTATCATCACGACAGATTCCAGCCGATGGTGCCCATGCGTACTGTCCAGTAGCAACAATGTTGGAGAACATTCTGTCGAACTTCAACCGTAAAGACGGTTCGATACCAGCATGCCTAAATTTTTTTGCGCCTCTTATTTCCTACACAGAACaaatagaattaatttaatgtagcttgcctaatttttttggtaattacTGAACTGAGATACAacgaaatttaaaattaaggagCAACAAAATAACctgaatttttgttttccacCATTCATCACTTGCAGAAATTGTCCCTAATTCTGCACTCCAGCCCACACCAGTTTCTGAAATGAGCTTTGTCCATATCCTCCAATCCTTTTTGCAGCCATCCCATTTGTTCTTCAATTGTGTCTTTGTGAATGCGTGACCAGTTATTTCTTTGAAAGAAGTTTGTAAATATTTCCAACCGGCCTTGTCGAAATGAGTATTCGGTCTCATTCCCATGTTGATGGCCTTGATGCAAAGGTCACAAAAGACATGCAACATTTCTTTATTCCAAGCAGCTTTATCAATAGTTTCTGGATTATCCATTCCTATTTGGATAACATATTTGCAACCAAACATCATGAATTTTTATAACATGCTAATCATTTGCGTAATATTGGAAGGAAGTGTTCACCTACAAGTGATTACCACCCTATAACAATTCTAGCCAGTCCACACAATATGCATGTGCCCTACAAACTACACACATCAATATTGCACATCATCATGCATCATCAAGGTAATTGAAATCCATTACCAGTGAACTTTATAGTTTCCAGCCGAGAGCATAAACAGACCAAACAGATTGTATACATTCTTTTTTCTGTGACCATCACCTCCTAGTTCTCAAATCGCAAAAGACATAAGTATTCACAAATTCTGTAGGATCAAGGCATAAACACCATCCGAATGAAGCAACACATATTTGACTCAAATGGCAACAACATTATCCGAATTAAACACAATTATTAGAACAAATTctgcaaaaaaatttaaaacacacaGATGGTCAATTAACCTATTATCACAGCAccagattttttttccatatcagCATCAAGCAAAATGTTGTGCTTAATTCACAATCCTTACAACACaatatattcataaattatatgTTTCCCAGAACAATACACAACACCTAAACATATATGCATATCTGTAATTATCTTCAGGGAGGCGTAAAATTTTAACAGAAAACATACTCTCTACTGCAGACCCGTCTCCTTTTTGTCCAAGTAATTTCTCGTCCCCTTGTTCGTTTGCCTCTCACAGAAATCGACTCCCCTTGTTCTTTTGCCTCTCATAAAAATCGACTCTGCAGgcataacaacaacaatcacGCACACATTGGGAGAAGAAATTCAAAcgggaaaattattttaacatgctgcagattaacttcaaaattaaacaaatggcAATATACCTTTATATTGAGTGGATCTACAACATCAGGCGAATGGCAAGCTGTTTGGGGTAGAAAAACAGAAGgggcaattattttttacagtGGATGAGACAATTTTTTTGTCCTGTGTGTGTTTGTGAAGCTGACCCTGTTTTTCGTGTGACAGGGGGGAGGGAAAAACAGTGGCAACGACTGTAATTTTACAGCAACCTCACCAGCTCAGGCGCTTGgaaagaaaggataaaaaatggaGGAGGGATTTGCTAGGTGGGAAGAAAGGATGGTGAACAGTGAACAGAGTATACAGAGGCCGTTTGAAGCTATGGAAATGGTGAACGACAAGATAGGATTCCTTGAATTTTTTGACAGTGGGGAGGAGAATATTGATGGGAGCTTGAGgctttttgaattgatttgcaGAGGAGTTATGGGACTCAGCTCAGGGTGTGTTAATTATCCAacggctttttttttttggagtattATACTTTCCCTTGACAGACCGTGGGTTGCTTGAGGTTGCTGCTGGTCAGCAGCAGCTAGTGGCCACTTTTTTCAAACCGCAGTTTCAGCCTTCAGGGGGTGGGTCCCACCATTTTGAAACCACGTTTTCAAcgtaaccaaacatatattttttgcgTTTTGGCTGCACCTCAGTTCCTACCGCATTACCAAACGGCTCCTTaatcacatattaaaaattaacaatatatccTAGGTACCTCTCGCCATGTGCAATTGGAATGATGTACCAAAAACTCGTGATGTTTACGTAACATGTTATTTAATTCATGGGTAATGGTTAATTAAGatatttagataaataaatttttgtttaatttaagaagcaccaaattaatttaaagattcttcgataatgataataaaattaatatgtttatagaaaaataatatatgactTAAAAGAGCCTTGGATTACAAGAACAAATAATGTTTACTCTTGTTTCTCAAGGTAATTAATACTCTGAAATATATacaagcttttaaaaaataaaaatattataaactctTACATAGTAGGTTCAGAAAGTATTTATACCCACTGAAccttgtcgttttttttttttaaaaaggattgAAATGTTCATTGCTTTCTATTACATTGATGATGAGGGATAAATATTCTTTACATATCATTAATGAGAAAGTAAGTATGATAGGTTTCTTAAGAGACTCTTTATACATCTATAAGTGTAGGAAGATCATTACTTCATATATTAATAATTCATGTAATTGTTCTAGAAGTACGATTCTTTAGTCTTGGATATTCAAGACCTGAGATGTAACCCAAACATAGCGTTCTTGCACATTCCAAGACCCACTTTATTGTAGACtttttcaaatcttaaaaagatacacaaaaaataattactttatcaaattgtaaaaaataaaatttcaatagaataataatcaatattgttgttgtattgggGAATTGATGGTTGCCCACTTTCATCTTTTgtctagaaaacaaatataactaGCTTTTAATGCCTTTTGAATCTAGTTTTTGAAGACGACACAATTATTAGTTCCATGCCACTTATAATACTCATTTCCCTTAATTTGGTTAGTAGTGGGGATGATATGATTGCTAAAGAGCTTAATTTTCCTCGCACGTGtcaattaattaaagatttttatgttaaaatattacTCATTTTTTCCAACTACTTTGATAGCCTATATATCTATGCTACTAGATTTAATAGCtgacatgatcaaaagattaatgtattttttcaagTGTAGGGAtgtcgaaataataaataacccggtaagaccggggtcaaaccactaggaagtgaactatataaaattataaacaacaaatgaaaatgaGTTGAAGATAACTTTTGtgagtattaatcaaagataaaaataattgtcaaggttagaagctctactaatagtattagaaataaatatagtataaaactatttttattaatcaactaaaaACCAGGAGGTTCCGatcagatgatttatccttaatagttcattataaatttttaatatgatcatattaattatcttattttagtaacaccatacttttaaatattgtcaggaattcataatgttaacttatgttaacaacaaatcaagttcctttcatagcacatgtataGGTTatctatgaaagtgtcaagcatttgttgtaccaagtgttatataatacaaatctagattaaccatttaacaagtaaggtattagaaattaataagataaatgataatacatgttaataacaaactttcttggatataaatagtgaagtccatgttaagtttatattatacatattctaacaccattagtgaaaccttttcaccttgatataataaacttagctaaacattatgaagaagataaacataaataaactaaataagaacatagttatgatgaaaaacataaacaagagattaataaaagcaaaacttaaacattaaaaaaatacaaagaaagaaagtaagaaTATGATCTtaatctgaaaaccaagatgcgtaaatgcatggtaaatgcctccttttataggccaaaattcagaactactgatttgatgactaattgttgagtgggtgacccacctcttgacttggtaacaatcatTATTTTCTTGTCTGCAGAAAACATCATTGTTAATATTAGAATTTGAATAGACAGTCTTCATGAAAATTCTGGGAAAtagtctcagctttccaacaaaacaagaatgagaTTATTTAAACTTCTATAACTCGAGATATAAGTTGAATACTGAATAGTGTCTAGGCTACAAGACAAATTCAAACTTCTCTTTTGATGCTAAGATTTGAACTTCCAAACAAAAGAACtgagtcttggactcttcataaatgttttaggcctatattttagatttctagccatataaaccaaattaaaatccaagatctacagctccagttatgatccaataaccgaatagTATTCACGTTTGGActaaaccagcatctcttttctaagcttaaccctctctttgtcttctcaattttagtagttaaactcatcaatcaattttttaatttatgtgataggcctacatttaaaatgaacatttatcataaataaaggtttcttatattattagacatgttattataaaacatgctctagttaaggagttattgatacttcaagtgcaaaataatattataaaaccttgataaaaatgcacttttaagtactaatcaataacCTCTCTAggcttttttaatatcataatctCAAATTATCTTCGTTCTTCTATTTCAATGATTAATATAAGTTGTTAAATGTTCTCAAGCTTCTCATTTGACTCTTAATCAATTAAAGAATACATGTTCATGGCATTGTCTAAAtagtcaaataaatatatttctcttagtgattttttgttttttattttaccaacATCACCTTTTAAGAAACAATATTACATGTGAGGCATAGATGTCTAGGTATATGGATTCTACAAACCACTTCTTCATGTTCCACTACatcttttctaaaataattttaatgcacTTATGCTCTATAATAGCTGTAATGCACTTAGTTTTTAACATCTTAAGTCCAAAGACATAACTTTTAACCGACTCATTAGGTTATGGACAATCTTGGCTAAGTTAACCAATATGAGTTTTATTATGTATAAGTGCTTGTTTAAGTGAGTCTCTAcctctttttaattattgatgaaGTTTAGTAGGAGCGTAGAGAACCAAtgtaaacctttttttttattattagtgatGAACTAAACAACCTTAGTTTCATGAAAGGATTCGTTGTGTCAATGTCATATTAGTGATGTGTTTTCTTATTGATTAATTGTCTTTCGTAGAGAATTGCTTAAAATTTACAATCTTTATTCCTTTAGGAATTAGATGCAACTTGTTAACCCCTTTAGGATATAAGCAATTTTTACAAGTGTTACTATTCATCCAATTTTTAACCCCATCTCTCTTAGATGTTGAGCTAGTTTCACCACATGTATCTTTCCCCATACTTGCTAATGAATAACAATTGCTCGCTATACAAAGGGGATTTAGATTCACCTATTGTAAAATAACTTATATAGCATTAAACTACCCAATAATTAGTTGTTGCATTGGATAATAAGGTTGCTAGGCCATACAATTAGCTTGTCGTTGCCTATATATTTATAGGGGAATTAGTGTATTAAAGGCTATCATTTCTAGGTTTGTTGTTGTGTCTGATATATTGATATATGCTCCACTATACGAAGAATATTAGTTTCAAAAACCCCTACTATAATGATTATGGCTATAGAACTTTCTAGGATACGCCTCCAAATAAATAAGCTTGAGGAACTCCATACTTGCTTTGTCATAGTTCATTATTCAATTGATCAAATATGGCATGCATGGTTCATATTAGTTACCATGATATTGTCATGGTAAGTTGTGTTTTGTGCTCTTCATCTCCATTTGGGTGACCCTCATATCAGCATTAAAAAGGTTTAAAAgctaataaaaaataccattttaaaGCTATCGTTATTAGTTCTTGTCACAGCTAATGATAAGTATATTATAATACTATCTAGTCCatataagatataaaatatatgtgtatatatatccACACACCTATATACCCATCCATAGTTGGTATTTATGACATTAAAAGAGGTGGAAACATAAACAATTGCATATAGAACCATGTTCAAATGGAGTTCCATGTTGCAGGGGTGAGTTTAATGTTAGAGACCACTATCATGCTACTTCTAACCCTAGCTGATCCATACGGTTATGTGGAGATGAAATTTCAAGCTATTCACAGTTAAGAAACAAGCCCATTTATATCTCTTGTACTCATTGTTCATCAAGTGTAACAGCAatgattttattgtattattatttagtaGCATATTTTTTGGTTGATAGAATAAATATTAAGTCTTTTCCATTTGGCATGCTAATATGTTGACCTAGAAAGATAGTTTTTGGTTAATTAagctatttgtttttcatttcttgtttcTAACCACAACTAGAAATTGAATCATGAGCGTAATTAGGTAATAGCCTTGCGaataaaatagaatagaatATGGGGATACCAAACCTCAAACCTTAAAAAAGTTATCTGTTTCATCCATCACGTATAGAAGAAAGTAAgtgtttaaaaaagaagaaaaataagtaataaaaactagaaagaaTGATAAATTGTGTTGAAATTGCATGTATAAGGCTAACCCTTTTTCCTAATAGCTAGCATAGCCTATATATTTTGCTATAATGCTAGAGTTCTATGTAGATACTTAAATCTAATCCTATATAGATTTATTCATATCAAATAAGAAGATTAAATGATAAATCCTAATACAAATTGAGCACTATCTTATCTCCTTATTGATAACTATATAAATCATAACTAATTTATAAcgctaattaatttaatttattaaaagctCTTGCTCAGAACAGGACTAAACGTTCTAGTCGATTACACAAACTCTAGCTGGTACAACCGATCATTTTCTCTTAGTTGATCATAACTCTTGGTCAATTAAGGTATTATCAATAATCAGATGCCTTGAGGACCTGTTATTGACCAACAACCAAGGAAAGAATCGATATGATTGAACTAGCCTAACATTTGTGATAAATAAGGCTAGATAGTGGACATAAAGCAGGATGATAGCTAGATATGAGACCTATAACACAACCAACATACCATTGTCCATACCTTGAATGGTTGATCAACTCTATCTAATTCCTAAAAGAgtaaaaattgttgatttttaagTAGTTCTCTAGGGAATACAAGTGTCAACAAGGAAACATGATGCTAAATTCACATATTTGAGTGGTGGTAGTGTTGGTAATCCCTTCATAAAGGCAAGGTTGTTTGGTTGTTCATTAACCAAAACTACCTTTCATTAGTTCTCTATAATGCTCCCCAATTCAATCAATAGttgaaagcaaataaaagcACATTTTCATAAGcactttataaaacaaaacaagaggtAACATTAGCTAACTTAACTAGAATTGTTAATGACCAAAGAAAAACCATAGGTAGTAGCTATGCACTCCAATTTAGGACTCATTATAGCTAAAAAAGAACAGGAGTGCAACAAGTTAACTTTAGAGAGGATGCAATGAGATATTAGATAGAGGttcatcaaaaacaaataaaatgctATCTATATCCTTATAAACAATGCTGCTCGGTATGAAAAGGATGTTTGGAAAATGAGCAAAAAAGTAGCCCTTATAGGGAACTTACTCGTTTGGCTACTTGAATGAGGTTGTAATGGCC
This is a stretch of genomic DNA from Populus alba chromosome 11, ASM523922v2, whole genome shotgun sequence. It encodes these proteins:
- the LOC118035401 gene encoding uncharacterized protein isoform X1; the encoded protein is MMFGCKYVIQIGMDNPETIDKAAWNKEMLHVFCDLCIKAINMGMRPNTHFDKAGWKYLQTSFKEITGHAFTKTQLKNKWDGCKKDWRIWTKLISETGVGWSAELGTISASDEWWKTKIQEIRGAKKFRHAGIEPSLRLKFDRMFSNIVATGQYAWAPSAGICRDDNVGVDEDPNANDEQPDLEEGSGDSEEDGIPNFTDDVCNMVRGVNMSSSSNTRSSGKRKERERVDVQSGKKKRSSGIGMQLLSRFDNMVDSMSINSDSTSIFKDRKGCSIPEVMIELHSIEGVHIGDDFHAWATEFLGIRRNREMWFSMGSLQNKMIWLQKMFTRRKAP
- the LOC118035401 gene encoding uncharacterized protein isoform X2, which produces MDNPETIDKAAWNKEMLHVFCDLCIKAINMGMRPNTHFDKAGWKYLQTSFKEITGHAFTKTQLKNKWDGCKKDWRIWTKLISETGVGWSAELGTISASDEWWKTKIQEIRGAKKFRHAGIEPSLRLKFDRMFSNIVATGQYAWAPSAGICRDDNVGVDEDPNANDEQPDLEEGSGDSEEDGIPNFTDDVCNMVRGVNMSSSSNTRSSGKRKERERVDVQSGKKKRSSGIGMQLLSRFDNMVDSMSINSDSTSIFKDRKGCSIPEVMIELHSIEGVHIGDDFHAWATEFLGIRRNREMWFSMGSLQNKMIWLQKMFTRRKAP